One Novipirellula galeiformis DNA segment encodes these proteins:
- the hflC gene encoding protease modulator HflC, translating into MKNVTLPALIGFGLLSVFLLFNASYTVNETEQVIITQFGKPVGDPISDAGLHFKIPFIQEVTRIEKRFLEWDGRPNEMPTKDKTYIVVDTFGRWRIHDAKQFFLRLRDERGALSRLDDILGSETRNAIAKHELIEVIRTTKDRQPDRDAVLVDAPGNVGVLYPISKGRAKIEEEIFNKASEKLTDFGIELLDVRFKRINYNESVQQRIYDRMISERQQIAERFRSEGEGEAAKILGKKERDLLEIESEAYKRVQEIQGTADAKATEIYASAYNRSEDSVAFYEFIKTMETYEEMLAGDSTLILTTGSDIFKFLKHVNPPAQ; encoded by the coding sequence ATGAAAAATGTCACCCTTCCCGCACTGATCGGATTCGGGCTACTGTCGGTCTTTCTGCTGTTTAATGCATCTTATACGGTGAATGAAACCGAGCAGGTGATCATCACCCAGTTCGGAAAGCCCGTGGGCGATCCGATCAGCGATGCCGGTTTGCACTTTAAGATCCCGTTCATTCAGGAAGTCACTCGCATCGAGAAACGGTTCCTCGAATGGGACGGTCGCCCGAATGAAATGCCAACCAAAGACAAAACCTACATTGTCGTTGACACGTTTGGACGTTGGCGGATCCACGACGCCAAGCAGTTCTTTCTGCGGTTGCGGGATGAACGGGGCGCGTTGTCACGTCTGGACGATATCCTGGGCAGCGAAACGCGTAACGCGATCGCCAAGCATGAATTGATCGAAGTGATTAGGACCACCAAGGACCGTCAACCGGATCGCGACGCCGTGCTGGTCGATGCTCCCGGAAACGTTGGAGTGCTGTATCCGATTTCCAAAGGGCGGGCCAAGATTGAAGAAGAGATCTTTAACAAGGCTTCCGAAAAACTTACCGATTTTGGTATCGAGCTGCTCGACGTTCGATTCAAGCGGATCAATTACAACGAGAGTGTACAGCAGCGAATCTATGACCGCATGATCAGCGAACGTCAGCAGATCGCCGAACGATTCCGTAGCGAGGGCGAAGGCGAAGCGGCGAAGATTCTTGGCAAGAAGGAGCGTGACCTGTTGGAGATCGAATCCGAAGCGTACAAACGCGTCCAGGAGATCCAGGGCACCGCGGACGCCAAGGCCACAGAGATCTATGCCAGCGCGTACAACCGGAGCGAAGACTCCGTCGCGTTCTATGAGTTCATCAAGACGATGGAGACTTACGAAGAGATGCTCGCAGGCGACAGCACATTGATTCTGACCACCGGCAGCGACATCTTTAAATTCCTCAAGCACGTCAATCCGCCCGCCCAGTAG